The Cloeon dipterum chromosome 3, ieCloDipt1.1, whole genome shotgun sequence genome includes a region encoding these proteins:
- the PIG-U gene encoding phosphatidylinositol glycan anchor biosynthesis class U protein yields the protein MSARQKCLIYLSGAFIRFWLMRYSGLQRVIEERVEVSTPLNSWKRVTEGVHLMKNGISPYEGDLFHETPLGLFFYSWLLTLKQPLLDLFFILMDAATCLCLQSVAASYSAQAVAKERENKKKYSEDSHGIILTEEQVQRVPLYVVFCFNFNPFSVLSCVGKTTTVVNNFFVALTLLSMCKGWMFLCCAALAVATYQTFYSMVFIVPSCMYIIQLKKIKKSWPVILIMVTTFGVFLGSLLYLSMVFTDSWTFLSSTYKFLILVPDLRPNVGLFWYFFTEMFEHFRALFVCAFQINCFLYLAPLALRLRKEPMLLAFSLAALITVFRSYPSVSDLGFYFGMLPIWLHLLPYMQQGFVVCCFILFSSGLGPVVWQLWIYMRSGNANFYFGVTLAFATAQIFLITDILFAYIKREFTLVNGTKRELKGKPAKLVLE from the exons ATGTCAGCCCGTCAAAAGTGCTTGATATACCTCAGTGGTGCATTCATTCGCTTTTGGTTAATGAGGTACTCGGGTTTACAAAGAGTTATCGAGGAAAGAGTTGAAGTTTCCACACCATTGAATTCCTGGAAGCGAG TCACCGAGGGAGTTCACTTGATGAAAAATGGGATATCTCCCTATGAAGGTGACCTTTTCCACGAGACTCCTCTCGGACTATTTTTCTATTCGTGGCTCCTCACTCTGAAGCAACCTCTGCTGGACCTCTTTTTCATCCTGATGGACGCAGCCACCTGTCTTTGCCTGCAATCAGTGGCTGCGAGCTACTCTGCTCAAGCT GTGGCGAAAGAGagggaaaataagaaaaagtaCTCTGAAGACTCGCatggaataattttaaccGAGGAACAAGTTCAGCGCGTTCCGCTCTACGTGGTTTtctgcttcaattttaatccattCAGCGTTCTTAGCTGCGTGGGAAAGACAACCACGGTGGTGAACAACTTTTTCGTGGCACTTACCCTGCTGTCCATGTGCAAAG gttGGATGTTCCTCTGCTGCGCTGCCCTAGCCGTCGCCACGTACCAGACCTTTTATTCCATGGTCTTCATCGTTCCGTCCTGTATGTATATCATACAGTtgaagaaaatcaagaaatcGTGGCCCGTTATCCTGATAATGGTGACCACCTTTGGCGTTTTCCTTGGTTCGCTTCTCTACCTATCAATGGTCTTCACCGACAGCTGGACATTCCTCTCATCGACTTATAAATTCTT AATCCTGGTGCCAGATCTGCGACCCAACGTTGGCCTTTTTTGGTACTTCTTCACAGAAATGTTTGAGCATTTCCGAGCCCTTTTCGTCTGTGCATTCCAAATCAACTGTTTTCTCTACTTGGCGCCACTAGCACTGCGTCTTCGTAAGGAGCCCATGCTGCTGGCCTTCAGCCTTGCCGCCCTGATTACTGTCTTCAGGTCGTACCCTTCAGTCAGCGACCTTGGCTTCTACTTTGGAATGCTGCCGATTTGGCTGCATCTTCTTCCAT ACATGCAGCAGGGCTTTGTGGTTTGCTGcttcattttgttttcaagtgGACTTGGCCCGGTTGTGTGGCAATTGTGGATCTACATGCGGTCTGGCAACGCCAACTTCTACTTTGGAGTTACACTGGCTTTTGCCACAGCTCAA ATTTTCCTCATCACAGACATCCTCTTTGCGTACATCAAACGAGAGTTCACACTAGTCAACGGAACAAAGCGAGAACTGAAAGGAAAGCCAGCCAAACTCGTCCTggagtaa
- the dbo gene encoding kelch-like protein diablo, translating to MGDLMMGERPPSPARLAHTSDKHPRAVLTELNVLRRHRELCDVVLNVGNRKIFAHRVILSACSPYFRAMFTNELAESRQTEIVIRDIDENAMELLIDFCYTAHIQVEENNVQTLLPAACLLQLAEIQDICCEFLKRQLDPSNCLGIRAFADTHSCRELLRIADKFTQHNFTEVMESEEFLLLPVSQLVDIISSDELNVRTEEQVFSAVMAWLKFNVAERRQHLPQVLQHVRLPLLSPKFLVGTVGSDLLVRSDEACRDLVDEAKNYLLLPQERPLMQGPRTRPRKPTRRGEVLFAVGGWCSGDAIASVERFDPQSGEWKMVAPMSKRRCGVGVAVLNDLLYSVGGHDGQSYLNSIERYDPQTNQWSCDVAPTTSCRTSVGVAVLEGFLYAVGGQDGVQCLNHVERYDPKENKWSKVAPMTTRRLGVAVAVLGGYLYAIGGSDGQCPLNTVERYDPRQNKWTAVSPMSTRRKHLGCAVFNNLIYAVGGRDDCMELSSAERYNPHTNTWSPIVAMTSRRSGVGLAVVNGQLYAVGGFDGTAYLKTIEVYDQEQNQWRLCGAMNYRRLGGGVGVMRAPQTAEQIPFFCEARRGAGNS from the exons ATGGGTGACCTGATGATGGGCGAGCGGCCGCCGTCGCCCGCACGGCTCGCCCACACGTCAGACAAACACCCGCGGGCCGTTCTGACAGAGCTGAACGTGCTGCGACGACACCGCGAGTTGTGCGACGTCGTGCTCAATGTCGGCAATCGCAAGATCTTCGCCCACAGGGTCATCTTGAGTGCGTGCAGCCCTTACTTTAGGGCTATGTTCACCAACGAGCTCGCCGAGTCTCGGCAGACGGAGATCGTGATCAGGGACATAGACGAAAACGCCATGGAATTGCTCATCGACTTTTGCTACACAGCACACATCCAG GTGGAGGAGAACAACGTGCAGACCCTTTTGCCGGCCGCATGTCTGTTGCAGTTGGCTGAGATCCAGGATATTTGCTGTGAGTTCCTTAAGCGGCAGCTTGACCCATCCAACTGCCTGGGCATTAGAGCGTTCGCTGACACGCACTCATGCCGCGAGTTGCTGCGCATCGCTGACAAGTTTACTCAACACAACTTCACTGAGGTGATGGAGAGCGAGGAATTCTTGCTCCTGCCTGTCTCGCAACTTGTCGACATCATCTCCAGTGATGAGCTCAATGTGCGCACAGAGGAGCAGGTCTTCAGCGCGGTCATGGCCTGGCTCAAGTTCAATGTTGCTGAGAGGCGGCAGCATTTGCCACAA GTACTTCAACATGTCCGTCTGCCTCTTCTAAGTCCCAAATTCCTCGTTGGAACAGTCGGCTCAGATCTGCTGGTGCGTTCTGACGAGGCCTGCCGTGATCTCGTAGATGAGGCCAAGAACTACCTACTCTTGCCCCAGGAGAGGCCTCTGATGCAAGGACCCCGAACCAGGCCTAGAAAACCCACAAGGCGGGGCGAAGTTCTGTTTGCTG TCGGTGGTTGGTGCAGCGGTGACGCTATCGCATCGGTAGAGAGATTCGACCCTCAGAGTGGCGAGTGGAAAATGGTGGCGCCGATGAGTAAGCGGCGGTGTGGTGTTGGGGTTGCTGTGCTCAACGACCTCCTTTACTCGGTTGGAGGCCATGATGGCCAATCATATTTAAACTCAATTGAGag GTACGACCCTCAAACAAACCAGTGGTCATGCGATGTGGCTCCCACTACTTCATGCAGGACCAGCGTCGGGGTGGCAGTCCTTGAGGGTTTTCTCTACGCCGTGGGGGGTCAAGACGGAGTGCAGTGTCTGAACCACGTGGAGAGGTACGACCCCAAGGAGAACAAGTGGAGCAAGGTGGCGCCGATGACCACGAGGAGGCTCGGCGTTGCAGTGGCTGTGTTGGGAGGTTACCTCTATGCAATTGGTGGATCTGACGGGCAGTGCCCACTTAATACAG TTGAGAGGTATGATCCGCGGCAAAACAAGTGGACAGCCGTTTCGCCTATGTCAACCCGCAGAAAGCATCTTGGCTGCGCTgtgttcaacaatttgatcTACGCGGTGGGCGGACGCGACGACTGCATGGAGTTGTCAAGCGCTGAGCGCTACAATCCGCACACCAACACCTGGAGCCCAATTGTTGCGATGACCTCTCGGCGATCGGGCGTTGGCTTAGCGGTGGTCAACGGCCAGCTATACGCAGTAGGGGGCTTCGACGGAACGGCCTACCTCAAGACCATTGAGGTTTACGATCAGGAGCAGAACCAGTGGCGTCTCTGCGGCGCAATGAATTACAGGAGGCTCGGTGGTGGCGTCGGAGTCATGAGGGCACCTCAAACTGCGGAGcaaattccttttttctg tGAGGCGAGAAGAGGGGCTGGAAACAGTTGA